A genome region from Rubinisphaera margarita includes the following:
- a CDS encoding redoxin domain-containing protein, producing MKKAIFSSLSVFMGVLLVSVATFADEARSGTAIHNFVLRDQDGLTRSLAGVESRAVVVVFLGTECPLAKLYSGRLQAMADEYNGERLTVLGIMSNQHDSVDNIGEYAEKHQLTFPLLKDVHNRVADQFEAERTPEAFLLDEERTVVYRGRIDDQFGVGTYRDEPRNHDLKDALDDLLAGRDIRTSRTEAVGCIIGREPKPKSSSAITFSNQIVRLFQQRCIDCHREGQVAPFALTDYDEVAGWAGMIEEVVREGRMPPWHAAAGHAEFANNCSLTVDEKELIFQWVAAGAPEGDPTEMPVMKQYPSEWLLPREPDVIIPVTKEPVQVPANGTVKYQYYSVDPGFTEDKWIQAAEVRPSNALVVHHVLVFARDRESKERGGGEEGGFLAAYVPGLIPQPYPAGMAKKIPANSELVFQMHYTPIGSATEDQSELALIFADREEITHQIVTSSATNRNFEIPPGDGNYEVSASSPRAQADVQLLTMMPHMHLRGKAFRYELQTPDGKRQTLLDVPAYDFNWQTSYRLAEPLTIEAGSQLFCTAHFDNSEDNPFNPDPGKTVRWGDQTWEEMMIGYFDLAVPIDGRKSVASALGGRADQLIARLDADGDGKISRKEVPTKWLAIFLLIDADRDGFVDAGELEAAARKQGRN from the coding sequence TTGAAAAAGGCGATCTTTTCTTCTCTGTCTGTCTTCATGGGTGTGCTGCTGGTGAGTGTGGCGACCTTTGCTGACGAGGCTCGTTCCGGGACGGCTATTCACAACTTCGTGCTGCGGGATCAGGATGGCCTCACCCGATCTCTGGCCGGGGTCGAATCGCGAGCGGTGGTTGTCGTCTTCCTGGGGACCGAATGCCCGCTGGCCAAGCTCTATTCGGGCCGACTTCAGGCGATGGCCGACGAGTACAATGGCGAACGGCTGACGGTGCTCGGCATCATGTCGAATCAGCACGACTCGGTCGATAACATCGGTGAATACGCCGAGAAACATCAGCTCACCTTCCCGCTCCTCAAAGACGTTCACAATCGCGTTGCCGATCAGTTCGAAGCCGAGCGGACCCCCGAAGCGTTTCTGCTCGACGAGGAGCGGACCGTGGTCTATCGGGGACGGATTGACGATCAGTTTGGCGTCGGAACCTACCGCGACGAGCCGCGTAATCATGACCTGAAGGATGCCCTCGACGATTTGTTGGCAGGTCGCGACATCCGGACATCCCGGACGGAAGCGGTCGGCTGCATCATCGGACGGGAGCCAAAGCCGAAGTCCTCGTCGGCGATCACCTTTTCCAACCAGATTGTCCGGCTGTTCCAGCAGCGCTGCATCGACTGCCATCGTGAAGGCCAGGTCGCTCCGTTTGCCCTCACCGATTACGACGAAGTCGCAGGCTGGGCCGGGATGATCGAGGAAGTCGTTCGTGAAGGTCGCATGCCGCCCTGGCACGCCGCAGCCGGTCATGCCGAGTTCGCCAACAATTGCTCGTTGACCGTGGATGAGAAAGAGCTGATCTTTCAATGGGTGGCAGCTGGGGCGCCGGAAGGTGATCCCACCGAGATGCCGGTGATGAAGCAGTACCCCTCGGAATGGCTCCTGCCGCGTGAGCCGGATGTGATCATTCCCGTGACGAAGGAACCGGTGCAGGTGCCGGCGAACGGCACGGTGAAGTACCAGTATTATTCTGTGGATCCCGGTTTCACGGAGGACAAGTGGATTCAGGCTGCCGAGGTCCGTCCGAGCAATGCTCTGGTCGTGCACCATGTGCTGGTGTTTGCCCGCGATCGGGAATCCAAAGAACGGGGCGGCGGCGAAGAAGGTGGTTTTCTGGCCGCTTATGTCCCCGGTTTGATTCCGCAGCCTTACCCGGCCGGCATGGCCAAGAAGATTCCGGCCAACTCGGAACTCGTCTTTCAGATGCACTACACACCAATCGGATCAGCGACGGAAGATCAGAGCGAACTGGCCCTCATCTTCGCCGATCGTGAGGAAATCACTCATCAGATCGTGACCAGCAGTGCAACCAATCGCAACTTCGAGATTCCACCTGGTGACGGCAATTACGAAGTCTCCGCGAGTTCTCCGCGGGCTCAGGCCGATGTCCAGCTGCTGACCATGATGCCGCACATGCACCTGCGGGGAAAAGCCTTCCGGTACGAGTTACAGACTCCCGACGGAAAGCGGCAGACTCTGCTTGATGTTCCCGCGTACGACTTCAACTGGCAGACGTCTTATCGACTGGCGGAACCGCTGACAATTGAGGCGGGTTCCCAGCTCTTCTGCACGGCTCACTTCGATAACTCCGAAGACAACCCGTTCAATCCCGATCCCGGGAAGACCGTTCGCTGGGGCGATCAGACGTGGGAAGAGATGATGATCGGCTACTTCGATCTCGCCGTGCCGATCGATGGCAGGAAGAGTGTCGCTTCCGCCCTGGGCGGTCGAGCCGACCAACTGATCGCGCGACTCGATGCTGATGGCGACGGGAAAATTTCCCGCAAGGAAGTGCCGACGAAATGGCTCGCCATTTTCCTGCTGATCGATGCCGATCGGGATGGTTTCGTGGATGCGGGCGAACTCGAAGCGGCTGCTCGCAAGCAGGGACGGAACTGA
- a CDS encoding response regulator transcription factor produces MGAKGQATVFAVFCEDALSTSNVESLQAADYRVRHLGSVEELSSQIRSDTVGCILVNRSRDGQEPEEVLQALGPQLILLPVVVLSPFITVDYAVSVLKAGAWSALIAPCEDRQLLQNAAEAVEESLRRYEIRAQDLELIQRFRSLDADEFNILEELVQGRISKEIALQLDISTRTVDRRKRALFDKLEIDSLADLLLSYLRWQQIDGSFRNSRNNFR; encoded by the coding sequence ATGGGAGCTAAGGGCCAGGCGACCGTGTTTGCAGTCTTTTGCGAAGATGCCCTCAGTACGTCCAATGTCGAAAGCCTGCAGGCAGCCGACTATCGGGTGAGGCATCTCGGCAGCGTAGAGGAACTGTCCAGTCAAATTCGATCTGATACGGTCGGCTGTATACTGGTGAATCGAAGCCGGGATGGTCAGGAACCCGAAGAGGTTCTTCAAGCTCTCGGACCTCAGCTTATTCTTCTCCCCGTCGTTGTGCTTTCCCCCTTCATTACCGTCGATTATGCGGTCTCGGTGCTCAAGGCGGGGGCCTGGTCGGCCCTGATTGCTCCCTGTGAAGACAGACAGTTGCTGCAAAATGCCGCGGAAGCCGTGGAAGAATCGCTGAGGCGTTACGAGATTCGTGCTCAGGATCTGGAATTGATCCAGCGATTTCGCAGCCTGGATGCGGACGAGTTCAATATTCTCGAAGAGCTCGTCCAGGGCCGCATCAGCAAAGAAATTGCACTCCAGCTCGATATCAGCACCCGCACTGTCGACCGTCGTAAACGAGCGTTGTTCGACAAGCTCGAGATCGACAGTCTGGCCGATCTGCTGCTTTCCTATCTCCGATGGCAACAGATCGACGGTTCGTTCCGTAACTCTCGGAATAACTTTCGCTGA
- a CDS encoding FAD-binding oxidoreductase encodes MFSPTSIEDLQQWWKNRSAEQGPIRWMQSWPEAATEPELSLRDLRNVIDYPHRDMTITVQTGMTIAELQRILAEHEQRLPLDVPVPESTTVADLICRNWFGSLVCGHGTPRDWLLGVTAIDGRGRVSHSGGRVVKNVAGYDVPKLLIGSRGQLAIPLEASFKVLPVAEASQTLRIEVDSFQQQQNVWTALRDLPFDPVVFDARLQNHSMIVSVEGPAGVCSQLLEQIEAAARTTGAMMGIAAEDASTDSWRTVERSLQELSGPAVVIQIGGRASQTIPLLEVAAEFGLDAVGHASRGAVVAFGSANALEGREAALYRKLRSLQANAEVLTGSVELKSQLDAVQAAASDWPIRRELKRVFDPSGLLEPLTASAAAV; translated from the coding sequence ATGTTCAGCCCGACCAGCATCGAAGACCTTCAACAGTGGTGGAAGAACCGCTCGGCCGAGCAGGGACCGATCCGCTGGATGCAGTCCTGGCCCGAAGCCGCAACCGAGCCGGAGCTCTCGCTCCGGGACCTGCGGAACGTTATTGATTATCCGCATCGCGACATGACGATAACCGTCCAGACCGGGATGACAATCGCCGAGCTGCAACGAATTCTCGCCGAGCACGAACAGCGACTGCCGCTCGATGTTCCCGTGCCGGAGTCCACTACGGTGGCGGATCTGATCTGCCGGAACTGGTTTGGTTCACTCGTCTGCGGGCATGGCACACCGCGGGACTGGCTCCTCGGTGTCACGGCGATCGACGGTCGCGGCCGCGTCTCGCATTCGGGGGGACGAGTCGTGAAGAACGTCGCCGGCTACGACGTTCCCAAGCTGCTCATCGGCTCCAGAGGACAGCTCGCCATTCCACTCGAAGCGTCGTTCAAAGTGCTTCCGGTTGCCGAGGCGAGTCAGACACTGCGAATTGAAGTCGACAGCTTCCAGCAGCAACAGAACGTCTGGACCGCTCTGCGGGATCTGCCCTTCGATCCCGTCGTGTTCGATGCCCGATTGCAGAATCATTCGATGATCGTCAGTGTCGAAGGACCCGCCGGAGTCTGCTCACAGTTACTGGAACAGATTGAAGCCGCCGCTCGGACGACCGGAGCCATGATGGGGATTGCGGCTGAAGATGCGTCGACGGACAGCTGGCGAACGGTCGAACGGTCTCTACAGGAGTTGAGTGGTCCGGCCGTCGTGATCCAGATCGGCGGGCGAGCCTCGCAGACGATTCCGTTGCTTGAAGTTGCTGCCGAGTTTGGACTCGATGCCGTCGGCCATGCCAGTCGGGGTGCCGTCGTGGCGTTCGGCTCGGCGAATGCTCTTGAGGGGCGTGAAGCTGCTTTGTATCGGAAACTGCGCTCACTGCAGGCGAACGCGGAGGTTCTGACCGGTTCCGTAGAACTGAAGTCCCAGCTGGATGCCGTTCAGGCGGCCGCTTCCGACTGGCCGATCCGTCGGGAGCTGAAACGGGTCTTCGATCCGTCTGGCCTGCTCGAACCGCTGACCGCTTCCGCAGCCGCCGTCTGA